In one window of Micromonospora cathayae DNA:
- a CDS encoding YbaB/EbfC family nucleoid-associated protein, whose amino-acid sequence MVWPTDGDGEAALAESVDRTANRALRARFDEVYGQYQQLRSGLDELQTRLAELRVTERSDDGQVTATVGARGQLISVELQPSVYQNRDAQALSRKITKTVQKATEAAMAATQKLVAGYLPANSGSMDFVRTGDFGALLRRADAVMGHGGARRD is encoded by the coding sequence ATGGTCTGGCCTACCGACGGTGACGGGGAGGCGGCGTTGGCGGAAAGCGTGGACCGGACGGCCAACCGCGCGCTGCGGGCGCGGTTCGACGAGGTGTACGGCCAGTACCAGCAGCTGCGGTCCGGACTGGACGAACTCCAGACCCGGCTGGCTGAACTCCGGGTCACCGAGCGTTCCGACGACGGCCAGGTGACGGCGACCGTCGGTGCCCGGGGCCAACTGATCTCCGTGGAGCTGCAACCGTCGGTGTACCAGAACCGGGACGCGCAGGCACTGAGCCGCAAGATCACCAAGACGGTCCAGAAGGCCACCGAGGCGGCGATGGCCGCCACGCAGAAGCTCGTCGCCGGCTACCTGCCCGCCAACTCGGGCTCGATGGACTTCGTCCGGACCGGTGACTTCGGTGCCCTGCTCCGTCGGGCCGACGCCGTCATGGGACACGGAGGTGCACGACGTGACTGA
- a CDS encoding aldehyde dehydrogenase family protein, translated as MQPTAFFVAGRPVHGDGELTVHHPYDGRTVGRTTHATPEQVEAAVAAAAGVAAEAAALPAHVRAAALDHVSRRLAERAEEIARLITAENGKPVKWARAEVGRAVSTFRWAAEEARRFTGDLQRLDTDPTATGRIALVRRVPRGPVLGITPFNFPLNLVAHKVAPALAVGTPIIVKPAPATPLTALLLGEILAETGLPDGMFSVLPIPNERAADLVADPRLPVVSFTGSGPVGAAIRRAVPDKHVTLELGGNAAAVVCEDWNTDEDLTFAAHRIATFANYQAGQSCIAVQRVYVHEWLYDAFLPRLVAAVEELRTGDPSDELTDVGPLISAEAAERVEAWVDEAVVAGATIEVGGRRDGTSYPPTVLTGVPADAKVNAEEVFGPVLVLTRVEHDRAAFTAVNDSAYGLQAGVFTHRVDVAFAAARTLEVGGVIVGDVPSYRADQMPYGGVKGSGVGREGVRSAMDDYTEPRVLVLTGVQL; from the coding sequence GTGCAGCCAACTGCCTTCTTTGTCGCCGGTCGTCCCGTCCACGGCGACGGTGAGCTGACCGTGCACCACCCGTACGACGGCCGGACGGTGGGGCGTACCACTCACGCCACGCCCGAGCAGGTCGAAGCGGCCGTCGCGGCAGCCGCCGGGGTGGCCGCGGAGGCCGCGGCCCTGCCCGCGCACGTCCGGGCGGCGGCCCTGGACCATGTCTCCCGCCGGCTCGCCGAGCGGGCCGAGGAGATCGCCCGGCTGATCACCGCCGAGAACGGCAAACCGGTCAAATGGGCGCGAGCCGAGGTCGGTCGGGCCGTCTCCACCTTCCGCTGGGCCGCCGAGGAGGCCCGCCGGTTCACCGGCGACCTGCAACGCCTCGACACCGACCCCACCGCCACCGGCCGGATCGCCCTGGTCCGCCGGGTGCCGCGCGGCCCGGTGCTCGGCATCACCCCGTTCAACTTCCCGCTCAACCTGGTCGCCCACAAGGTCGCCCCGGCGCTGGCCGTGGGAACGCCGATCATCGTCAAGCCGGCCCCGGCCACCCCGCTGACGGCGCTGCTACTCGGCGAGATCCTCGCCGAGACCGGGCTGCCCGACGGGATGTTCTCGGTGCTGCCGATCCCCAACGAACGCGCCGCCGACCTGGTCGCCGACCCCCGGCTGCCGGTGGTGTCGTTCACCGGTTCCGGCCCGGTCGGCGCGGCCATCCGCCGGGCGGTACCGGACAAGCACGTCACCCTGGAACTCGGCGGCAACGCGGCGGCGGTCGTCTGCGAGGACTGGAACACCGACGAGGACCTCACCTTCGCCGCGCACCGCATCGCCACCTTCGCCAACTACCAGGCCGGCCAGTCCTGCATCGCCGTGCAGCGGGTCTACGTGCACGAATGGCTCTACGACGCGTTCCTGCCGAGGCTCGTCGCCGCCGTCGAGGAACTCCGTACCGGTGACCCGTCCGACGAGCTGACCGACGTCGGCCCGCTGATCTCCGCAGAGGCCGCCGAACGGGTCGAGGCGTGGGTCGACGAGGCGGTCGTCGCCGGGGCCACCATCGAGGTCGGTGGCCGCCGCGACGGCACCAGCTACCCGCCGACCGTACTGACCGGGGTGCCCGCCGACGCGAAGGTCAACGCCGAAGAGGTGTTCGGGCCGGTGCTGGTCCTCACCCGGGTCGAGCACGACCGGGCCGCGTTCACCGCCGTCAACGACTCCGCGTACGGACTCCAGGCCGGTGTCTTCACCCACCGCGTCGACGTCGCCTTCGCCGCCGCCCGGACCCTGGAGGTCGGTGGGGTGATCGTCGGGGACGTGCCGTCGTACCGGGCCGACCAGATGCCGTACGGCGGGGTCAAGGGGAGCGGAGTGGGCCGTGAGGGCGTCCGCAGCGCCATGGACGACTACACCGAGCCGAGGGTCCTGGTCCTCACCGGCGTCCAGCTGTAG
- a CDS encoding S8 family peptidase, whose product MALDPAARHRWRLGVTTAAVAAAVAFAAPATAAPAEGAILQAGGDTAVADSYVVVLKETAVARTGVDASARSLAREHGGTVARTYSNALRGFEARLSETAARRLAAHPSVKYVQQNHEVSIAATQTPTPSWGLDRVDQRNLPLNSSYTYPNNGSGVTAYIIDTGIRFSHGDFGTRAVTGFDAIDGGSADDCNGHGTHVAGTVGGTAYGVAKGVTLVGVRVLNCAGSGTYAQVIAGIDWVTGDHDPGERAVANMSLGGGFDQATNDAVAASIADGVSYAVAAGNESGANACNVSPASTPAAITVGATESTDARASYSNIGTCLDIFAPGSSITSAWYTGDTATNTISGTSMASPHVAGAAALALAANPSYTPQQVRDKLVNDATSNVVTNPGTGSPNKLLYVGNIVPPTQDFSVAVTPAAGSVNPGGSLTATVATTTTVGSPQTVALTASGLPAGATASFSPASISTGASATLTIAASASTGPGTYTVTITATGPVTTQSTSYALTVNGPPGCVQTNNTDATISDNSTVESSITISGCAGAASASSTVAVNIVHTYIGDLVVTLLAPDGSAYVLHNRTGSGTDNINQTYPVNLSSETANGTWKLRVQDAASGDVGYLDSWTLKLDGAPAPTCGGTNGTDVTIGDNTTVSSTIVVSGCTGNASATSTVAVNIVHTYIGDLVVTLVAPDGSTYVLHNRAGGSADNINTTYPVNLSSEARNGTWTLRVQDAAAGDVGYLNSWTLGL is encoded by the coding sequence ATGGCTCTCGATCCCGCCGCCAGGCACCGCTGGCGCCTCGGCGTCACCACCGCCGCCGTGGCCGCCGCGGTGGCCTTCGCCGCCCCCGCAACCGCCGCACCCGCCGAGGGGGCGATCCTCCAGGCCGGTGGCGACACCGCCGTCGCCGACTCGTACGTCGTGGTCCTCAAGGAGACCGCCGTGGCCCGTACCGGGGTCGACGCCTCGGCCCGGTCGCTCGCCCGGGAACACGGCGGCACGGTCGCCCGCACCTACTCCAACGCGCTGCGCGGATTCGAGGCCCGGCTCTCCGAGACGGCGGCCCGCCGGCTCGCCGCCCACCCCTCGGTGAAGTACGTCCAGCAGAACCACGAGGTCAGCATCGCGGCCACCCAGACGCCCACCCCGTCCTGGGGGCTGGACCGGGTCGACCAGCGCAACCTGCCGCTGAACTCGTCGTACACCTACCCGAACAACGGCTCGGGCGTGACGGCGTACATCATCGACACCGGCATCCGGTTCAGCCACGGTGACTTCGGCACCCGGGCGGTCACCGGCTTCGACGCCATCGACGGCGGCAGCGCCGACGACTGCAACGGCCACGGCACGCACGTCGCCGGCACCGTCGGTGGCACCGCGTACGGCGTCGCCAAGGGCGTCACCCTGGTCGGCGTACGGGTGCTCAACTGTGCCGGCAGCGGCACCTACGCGCAGGTCATCGCCGGGATCGACTGGGTCACCGGCGACCACGACCCGGGCGAGCGCGCGGTGGCGAACATGAGCCTCGGCGGCGGCTTCGACCAGGCCACCAACGACGCGGTGGCCGCCTCGATCGCCGACGGCGTCAGCTACGCGGTCGCGGCCGGCAACGAGTCCGGCGCGAACGCCTGCAACGTCTCGCCGGCCAGCACGCCGGCCGCCATCACCGTCGGGGCCACCGAGTCCACCGACGCCCGCGCCAGCTACTCCAACATCGGCACCTGCCTGGACATCTTCGCCCCGGGCTCGTCGATCACCTCGGCCTGGTACACCGGTGACACCGCCACCAACACCATCAGCGGCACGTCGATGGCGAGCCCGCACGTGGCCGGCGCGGCGGCGCTGGCGCTGGCGGCCAACCCGTCGTACACCCCGCAGCAGGTCCGCGACAAGCTGGTCAACGACGCCACCAGCAACGTGGTCACCAACCCGGGTACCGGCTCGCCGAACAAGCTCCTCTACGTCGGCAACATCGTGCCGCCGACCCAGGACTTCAGCGTGGCGGTGACCCCGGCGGCCGGTTCGGTCAACCCGGGCGGCTCGCTGACCGCCACGGTCGCCACCACGACCACCGTCGGTAGCCCGCAGACGGTCGCCCTCACCGCCAGCGGTCTGCCGGCCGGGGCGACCGCCAGCTTCAGCCCGGCGTCGATCAGCACCGGCGCGTCCGCGACCCTCACCATCGCCGCCAGCGCCAGCACCGGGCCGGGCACGTACACCGTGACCATCACCGCGACCGGGCCGGTCACCACCCAGAGCACCTCGTACGCGCTGACCGTCAACGGGCCGCCCGGGTGCGTCCAGACCAACAACACCGACGCCACGATCAGCGACAACAGCACCGTGGAAAGCTCGATCACCATCTCGGGCTGCGCCGGCGCCGCCTCGGCGTCGAGCACCGTCGCGGTGAACATCGTGCACACGTACATCGGTGACCTCGTCGTCACCCTGCTCGCCCCGGACGGCAGCGCCTACGTCCTGCACAACCGGACCGGCAGCGGCACCGACAACATCAACCAGACCTACCCGGTGAACCTGTCGTCGGAGACCGCCAACGGCACCTGGAAGCTGCGGGTGCAGGACGCCGCCTCGGGTGACGTCGGCTACCTCGACTCCTGGACGCTGAAGCTGGACGGTGCTCCGGCGCCCACCTGCGGCGGCACCAACGGCACCGACGTGACCATCGGTGACAACACCACGGTCAGCAGCACCATCGTGGTCAGTGGCTGCACCGGCAACGCCTCGGCCACCAGCACCGTCGCGGTGAACATCGTGCACACGTACATCGGTGA
- a CDS encoding SUKH-3 domain-containing protein, with protein sequence MIDRQQAEQLATVWARRDAQRLGRECVPMVEEFDLGYVIWSGVAGDVTTTPGDLPNTVVDRETGDITHWPRLPAEIIAQTYRQRRPQQRAPRTVDPATHLLREIHRLPTPGTAAHLTLQGRTYVAQGAKGETELHHHPLVQSYLDNLPPGRLVRGGERHAELIVVSDALHDQDFQRASAGQPPLDFQEYLALLETARLETFRVREPGDPAGGPADRPCDSCVTALVRLRLLPWADLAYVEEWRPGPQPAPHPDRFPPEVAHSLVAAGWRPEPGDELLAEAAIDETCGAVAGGDEHLRFPAALQALTAFPGLSSGRRGPGERTWVSRFQVDPLLAAHTAASLADFGAVLGVRLFPIGTERQDSILAVDEHGRIFALDQAGEWFLGPDIDTALTTLLLGRAPARVRDDGTW encoded by the coding sequence GTGATCGACCGTCAGCAGGCCGAGCAACTCGCCACCGTCTGGGCACGGCGCGACGCACAGCGCCTGGGTCGTGAATGCGTCCCGATGGTCGAGGAGTTCGACCTCGGATACGTGATCTGGTCCGGGGTGGCCGGCGACGTCACGACCACTCCCGGGGACCTACCCAACACCGTGGTCGACCGCGAGACCGGCGACATCACCCACTGGCCACGACTCCCCGCCGAGATCATCGCCCAGACGTACCGGCAACGCCGCCCACAGCAACGGGCGCCCCGTACCGTCGACCCGGCCACCCACCTGCTCCGTGAGATCCACCGGCTGCCGACGCCCGGCACCGCCGCGCACCTCACCCTCCAGGGCCGGACGTACGTGGCCCAGGGCGCGAAGGGCGAGACAGAACTCCATCACCACCCCCTCGTCCAGAGCTACCTGGATAACCTCCCCCCGGGCCGCCTCGTCCGCGGCGGAGAACGCCACGCCGAACTGATCGTCGTCTCCGACGCCCTGCACGACCAGGATTTCCAGCGGGCTTCGGCCGGCCAGCCACCACTGGACTTCCAGGAGTACCTGGCACTACTGGAGACCGCCCGGCTGGAGACTTTCCGGGTACGTGAGCCAGGTGATCCGGCGGGCGGACCCGCCGACCGTCCCTGCGACTCCTGTGTCACCGCGCTGGTCCGTCTCCGCCTACTCCCCTGGGCCGACCTCGCCTACGTCGAGGAATGGCGGCCCGGCCCCCAGCCCGCCCCGCACCCCGACCGATTCCCACCAGAGGTGGCCCACTCCCTCGTAGCAGCCGGCTGGCGTCCAGAGCCCGGTGACGAGTTACTGGCAGAGGCTGCTATTGACGAGACCTGCGGTGCAGTGGCAGGTGGCGACGAGCATCTACGCTTTCCGGCCGCGCTTCAGGCGCTGACCGCCTTTCCGGGCCTGTCCAGCGGGCGACGCGGTCCGGGTGAGAGAACCTGGGTGTCACGTTTCCAAGTAGATCCGTTGCTGGCGGCGCACACTGCCGCCAGTCTCGCCGACTTCGGGGCGGTGCTGGGCGTACGGCTGTTCCCGATCGGCACCGAACGGCAGGACAGCATCCTCGCCGTCGACGAACACGGCCGCATCTTCGCCCTCGACCAGGCCGGCGAATGGTTCCTCGGGCCGGACATCGACACCGCCCTCACCACCCTCCTGCTCGGACGGGCACCCGCCCGGGTACGCGACGACGGCACCTGGTGA
- the gabT gene encoding 4-aminobutyrate--2-oxoglutarate transaminase → MADSTELHKRRTAAVARGVGSVVPSYVDRASGATITDVDGRQWLDFAAGIAVTNVGHAAPRVVAAVREQVERFTHTCFMVAPYESYVTVCEELNALTPGRFEKRSILLNSGAEAVENAVKIARHATGRPAVVVFEHAYHGRTNLTMALTAKNMPYKHRFGPFAGEVYRVPMSYPLRDGGLSGPDAAARAIELVEKQVGAENVAALLIEPIQGEGGFVVPAGGFLPALREWATAAGVVFVADEIQTGFCRTGDWFACEHEGVQPDLVTTAKGIAGGLPLAAVTGRAELMDAVHVGGLGGTYGGNPVACAAALASIEIMREQDLAAAARRIWATMWPRLHAVAAGDARVAEVRGRGAMLAVELVRPGTLTPDPAAAAAVSAACHAAGLLTLTCGTYGNVLRFLPPLVISDGELSRALDILDAAFATTSTT, encoded by the coding sequence GTGGCCGACTCGACGGAGCTGCACAAGCGCCGTACCGCGGCGGTGGCGCGGGGTGTGGGGAGCGTGGTGCCGTCGTACGTGGACCGTGCGTCCGGGGCGACGATCACCGACGTGGACGGTCGGCAGTGGCTGGACTTCGCCGCCGGCATCGCGGTGACCAACGTCGGGCACGCCGCGCCCCGGGTGGTGGCGGCGGTCCGCGAGCAGGTGGAACGCTTCACCCACACCTGCTTCATGGTGGCCCCGTACGAGTCGTACGTGACGGTCTGCGAGGAGCTGAACGCGCTCACCCCGGGCCGCTTCGAGAAGCGCTCGATCCTGCTGAACTCGGGCGCGGAGGCGGTGGAGAACGCCGTCAAGATCGCCCGGCACGCGACCGGGCGACCGGCGGTGGTGGTCTTCGAGCACGCGTACCACGGCCGGACCAACCTGACCATGGCGTTGACCGCGAAGAACATGCCGTACAAGCACCGGTTCGGGCCGTTCGCCGGTGAGGTGTACCGGGTGCCGATGTCGTACCCGTTGCGCGACGGTGGCCTGTCCGGCCCGGACGCGGCGGCGCGGGCGATCGAGCTGGTGGAGAAGCAGGTCGGCGCGGAGAACGTGGCCGCGCTGCTGATCGAGCCGATCCAGGGCGAGGGCGGCTTCGTCGTACCGGCCGGGGGTTTCCTGCCCGCGTTGCGGGAGTGGGCGACGGCGGCCGGGGTGGTGTTCGTGGCCGACGAGATCCAGACGGGCTTCTGCCGGACCGGGGACTGGTTCGCCTGCGAGCACGAGGGCGTGCAGCCGGACCTGGTCACCACGGCGAAGGGCATCGCCGGTGGGTTGCCGTTGGCCGCGGTGACCGGCCGGGCGGAGCTGATGGACGCGGTGCACGTCGGCGGCCTGGGCGGCACGTACGGCGGCAACCCGGTCGCCTGCGCGGCGGCGCTGGCCAGCATCGAGATCATGCGGGAGCAGGACCTGGCCGCCGCGGCCCGGCGGATCTGGGCGACCATGTGGCCCCGGCTGCACGCGGTCGCCGCCGGGGACGCCCGGGTGGCCGAGGTACGCGGCCGGGGCGCGATGCTGGCGGTGGAGCTGGTCCGACCGGGCACCCTGACCCCCGATCCGGCCGCCGCGGCGGCGGTGTCGGCGGCCTGTCACGCCGCCGGCCTGCTCACCCTGACCTGCGGCACCTACGGCAACGTGCTGCGGTTCCTGCCCCCGTTGGTGATCTCCGACGGTGAGTTGTCCCGGGCCCTGGACATCCTGGACGCCGCCTTCGCCACCACCTCCACCACCTGA
- a CDS encoding gamma-aminobutyraldehyde dehydrogenase, which produces MSDQQRLRNFVDGAYVDPVDGGYADLFDPCTGEVFAQAPVSGAADVDRAMSAAATAFESWRDTTPAERQRALLKLADAVESRAAELVDAEVRNTGKPRQLTADEELPPAVDQLRFFAGAARLLEGRSAGEYLAGHTSYVRREPIGVCAQVTPWNYPLMMAVWKIAPALAAGNTVVLKPSDTTPVSTLLLAEIAAEFLPPGVLNVVCGDRDTGRALVAHPTPQLVSITGSTRAGMEVAAAAAPDLKRTHLELGGKAPVVVFDDADVAAAAEAIALGGYFNAGQDCTAATRVLAGPRVHDDFVAALTEQARGTRTGGPDEADVLYGPLNNVNQLARVRGFVDRLPDHATVQTGGGQVGDRGFFYAPTVVSGVRQADEIIQDEVFGPVITVQRFDDEDAAVRWANGVEYGLSASVWTRDHGRAMRMTRRLDFGCVWVNTHIPLVAEMPHGGFKHSGHGKDLSAYSLEDYTRIKHVMHNIEG; this is translated from the coding sequence ATGAGTGATCAGCAGAGGCTGCGCAACTTCGTCGACGGCGCGTACGTCGACCCGGTCGACGGCGGGTACGCCGACCTGTTCGACCCGTGTACGGGTGAGGTGTTCGCGCAGGCCCCGGTCTCGGGCGCGGCGGACGTGGACCGGGCGATGTCCGCCGCCGCGACCGCCTTCGAGAGCTGGCGGGACACCACCCCGGCGGAGCGGCAGCGGGCCCTGCTGAAGCTGGCCGACGCGGTGGAGTCGCGGGCGGCGGAGCTGGTCGACGCGGAGGTCCGCAACACCGGCAAGCCGCGCCAGTTGACCGCCGACGAGGAACTGCCGCCGGCGGTGGACCAGCTCCGGTTCTTCGCCGGGGCGGCCCGGCTGTTGGAGGGCCGGTCGGCCGGCGAGTACCTGGCCGGGCACACCTCGTACGTGCGGCGCGAGCCGATCGGGGTGTGTGCCCAGGTCACCCCGTGGAACTATCCGCTGATGATGGCGGTCTGGAAGATCGCCCCGGCGTTGGCGGCCGGCAACACGGTGGTGCTCAAGCCGTCGGACACCACTCCGGTCTCGACGCTGCTGCTGGCCGAGATCGCCGCCGAGTTCCTCCCGCCCGGGGTGTTGAACGTGGTCTGCGGGGACCGGGACACCGGCCGGGCCCTGGTCGCGCATCCGACGCCGCAGCTCGTGTCGATCACCGGGTCGACCCGGGCCGGCATGGAGGTGGCGGCGGCTGCCGCGCCGGACCTGAAGCGCACCCACCTGGAGCTGGGCGGCAAGGCCCCGGTGGTGGTGTTCGACGACGCGGACGTGGCGGCGGCTGCCGAGGCGATCGCGCTGGGCGGGTACTTCAACGCCGGGCAGGACTGCACGGCGGCGACCCGGGTGCTGGCCGGGCCACGGGTGCACGACGACTTCGTGGCCGCGTTGACCGAGCAGGCGCGGGGAACCCGGACGGGTGGCCCGGACGAGGCGGACGTGCTGTACGGCCCGCTGAACAACGTGAACCAGTTGGCCCGGGTACGCGGGTTCGTGGACCGGCTGCCCGACCACGCGACCGTGCAGACGGGTGGCGGGCAGGTCGGTGACCGGGGTTTCTTCTACGCCCCGACGGTGGTGTCCGGCGTCCGGCAGGCCGACGAGATCATCCAGGACGAGGTGTTCGGGCCGGTGATCACGGTGCAGCGCTTCGACGACGAGGACGCGGCGGTGCGCTGGGCGAACGGCGTCGAGTACGGCCTGTCCGCCTCGGTGTGGACCCGGGACCACGGCCGGGCGATGCGGATGACCCGCCGGCTGGATTTCGGCTGCGTCTGGGTGAACACGCACATCCCGCTGGTGGCCGAGATGCCGCACGGCGGCTTCAAGCATTCCGGGCACGGCAAGGACCTGTCGGCGTACAGCCTGGAGGACTACACCCGGATCAAGCACGTCATGCACAACATCGAGGGCTGA
- a CDS encoding toxin glutamine deamidase domain-containing protein, producing MPRRPRPPEPQPSDEPVVRSKEWYDREWAKDREALERRRYQGYYTAQRAWFEENTRTDEATRLRQRAQNHEARARRWAIKAHEFKRAGNRDMAEWCQRISNRELRDSFREQDHAEAILDGRIKPALVEVTSEAAFERINDDVADLAVGGVGTGDRSALTGNDDPPACDRSRPYGQRGGLRPPLALHQTDLEQQMPREADGTVTRTADPRRGRWFSLVNDGGPSADATRSINCLDCTLSLYETWTHGRPRVSAPRTFDGYLHGDVNRPVNGETGGPGRVERVTGGTYQRLAAATGTPAAARAQVMAGYGDLHRHLLSAGHGSFAFIVNTWEGGGAHAWVAVNQNGTVLYLDPQLTIVSDRPPYAHRGVPHPGNVTGLEALIVGPDGTPMPLPDREPGDFSERPPHPNPAQPEAGNGDPHRRPVGLPDAPGQTPDSPPEPAAEPEEPKPDDVRAARDRAHQERVTTGTDLPMVIRAASDIDGLFTAGVTPIEAATALDPTDLRRLVPQLDEPAAHDLTRLLAEPRVRQMLHHTWHTPPRDEPMLAETLIRQLTQRPDLVRMILATPELLTSLTARPLTLHHLATHQQAIDVLGSVLDDITQRGPDTVAAEPVPPPAPTPLTADQVAISAAITTSRTPARQPGFDMRRRDDPDYRRRYLDDLYAAAAQAQQELNALTLRLAGDGPQRTGKPDWRKQPKDRQRAEDKVTKYGGDVSRLRDLAGAKIEFQTIDDIYRALARLHNEEGIQIVEFDDRFRSPQDSGYRDIQLQLRMPDGHIAEFRLHLAALDEVAHWEHSLFEVRRDLDALVREQRRVLSPMEKAIRDSILRREQGFFWQALSGTLKGSQQ from the coding sequence ATGCCACGCCGCCCCCGCCCCCCGGAGCCGCAGCCGTCGGACGAGCCGGTTGTCAGGAGCAAGGAGTGGTACGACCGTGAGTGGGCCAAGGATCGGGAAGCCCTGGAACGACGCCGCTACCAGGGCTACTACACCGCCCAGCGCGCCTGGTTCGAAGAGAACACAAGAACCGACGAAGCAACTCGGCTCAGGCAACGGGCGCAGAATCACGAGGCGCGGGCACGCCGATGGGCGATCAAGGCACACGAATTCAAGCGAGCGGGTAACCGCGATATGGCCGAGTGGTGCCAGCGGATCTCTAATCGTGAGCTGCGTGATTCCTTCCGCGAGCAGGATCACGCGGAGGCGATCCTGGATGGACGGATCAAGCCTGCACTTGTCGAGGTCACCTCTGAGGCTGCCTTCGAGCGGATCAACGATGACGTGGCGGACCTGGCGGTCGGGGGTGTCGGTACCGGTGACCGGTCGGCTCTGACCGGGAACGATGATCCGCCCGCGTGTGACCGGAGTCGTCCGTACGGGCAGCGGGGTGGATTGCGTCCTCCGTTGGCGTTGCATCAGACGGACCTGGAACAGCAGATGCCCCGTGAGGCCGACGGCACGGTCACCCGGACCGCGGACCCTCGCCGGGGACGCTGGTTCTCCCTGGTCAACGATGGTGGGCCGAGTGCTGACGCGACGCGTTCCATCAACTGTCTGGACTGCACGCTGTCGTTGTACGAGACGTGGACGCACGGCCGGCCGAGGGTGTCGGCGCCCCGGACGTTCGACGGCTACCTCCACGGCGACGTCAACCGGCCCGTCAACGGTGAGACCGGTGGCCCGGGACGCGTCGAACGGGTCACCGGCGGCACCTACCAGCGGCTGGCCGCCGCGACCGGTACCCCGGCCGCCGCGCGTGCGCAGGTGATGGCCGGTTACGGAGATCTGCACCGGCATCTGCTGTCCGCCGGTCACGGTAGTTTCGCGTTCATCGTCAACACCTGGGAGGGCGGTGGCGCGCACGCCTGGGTCGCCGTCAACCAGAACGGCACCGTCCTCTACCTCGACCCGCAACTGACGATCGTGTCGGACCGGCCCCCGTACGCCCACCGTGGGGTACCCCACCCGGGCAACGTCACCGGCCTGGAAGCCCTCATCGTCGGCCCCGACGGCACACCCATGCCCCTGCCCGACCGCGAACCCGGCGACTTCAGCGAACGCCCACCACACCCGAACCCGGCCCAGCCGGAGGCCGGGAACGGCGATCCCCACCGCAGGCCGGTGGGCCTACCCGACGCTCCCGGTCAGACCCCGGACAGCCCACCCGAGCCGGCTGCTGAACCCGAAGAACCGAAACCGGACGACGTGCGCGCCGCACGGGACCGGGCCCACCAGGAACGCGTCACCACCGGAACCGACCTCCCGATGGTCATCCGGGCGGCGTCCGATATCGACGGGTTGTTCACCGCCGGTGTCACCCCTATCGAAGCCGCCACCGCACTGGACCCGACGGACCTGCGTCGTCTCGTCCCGCAGCTTGACGAACCAGCGGCACACGACCTGACCCGCCTGCTCGCCGAGCCCCGTGTCCGGCAGATGCTCCACCACACCTGGCACACCCCACCCCGCGACGAGCCCATGCTCGCCGAAACCCTCATCCGGCAACTCACCCAGCGACCCGACCTGGTCCGCATGATCCTGGCGACCCCGGAACTCCTGACCTCACTCACCGCCCGCCCCCTCACCCTGCACCACCTCGCCACACACCAACAGGCCATCGACGTCCTCGGCTCCGTCCTCGACGACATCACCCAACGCGGCCCCGACACCGTCGCCGCCGAACCGGTACCACCACCGGCACCCACCCCATTGACGGCAGACCAGGTGGCGATCAGCGCCGCCATCACGACTTCGAGAACACCCGCCCGCCAGCCCGGCTTCGACATGCGGCGACGCGACGACCCGGATTACCGGCGGAGGTATCTGGATGATCTGTATGCGGCAGCGGCACAGGCTCAGCAGGAACTGAACGCACTGACTCTCCGACTCGCCGGCGACGGACCCCAACGCACCGGCAAACCCGACTGGCGTAAACAGCCCAAGGACCGGCAACGCGCGGAAGACAAGGTCACCAAGTACGGTGGCGACGTCTCCCGACTACGGGACCTCGCCGGCGCCAAGATCGAGTTCCAGACGATCGACGACATCTACCGCGCTCTGGCCCGGCTGCACAACGAGGAAGGCATTCAGATCGTCGAGTTCGACGACCGTTTTCGGTCGCCGCAGGACAGCGGCTACCGGGACATCCAACTCCAGTTGCGGATGCCCGACGGACATATCGCGGAGTTTCGGCTCCACCTCGCCGCGCTCGACGAGGTCGCCCACTGGGAACATTCGTTGTTCGAGGTGCGGCGGGATCTCGATGCTCTCGTTCGGGAGCAGCGCCGCGTGTTGTCCCCCATGGAGAAGGCGATCCGGGACAGTATCCTCCGACGTGAGCAAGGATTCTTCTGGCAGGCATTGTCAGGCACGCTGAAGGGAAGCCAGCAATGA